From Ramlibacter tataouinensis, the proteins below share one genomic window:
- a CDS encoding GtrA family protein, with the protein MRVLAQFARFGLVGVANTLVGSGLILLLAWQGVDPYLANILGYVTGTLLSFALNARWTFGSRMSADHLARFLLVIVAAYVINLLVLALTLGLGWGALASQLPAMVCFTVANFLGQRYFTFREQEQTA; encoded by the coding sequence ATGCGAGTGCTGGCGCAGTTCGCCCGTTTCGGGCTGGTCGGCGTGGCCAACACCCTGGTCGGCAGCGGCCTGATCCTGCTGCTCGCCTGGCAGGGGGTCGATCCCTACCTGGCCAATATCCTCGGCTACGTCACCGGCACCTTGCTCAGTTTTGCCCTGAATGCCCGCTGGACCTTCGGATCGCGCATGAGCGCCGACCACCTGGCGCGTTTTCTCCTCGTGATCGTGGCGGCCTATGTCATCAACCTGCTGGTGCTCGCCCTGACCCTCGGACTCGGCTGGGGAGCGCTGGCGAGCCAGCTGCCGGCCATGGTGTGCTTCACGGTGGCGAATTTCCTCGGGCAGCGCTACTTCACCTTCCGCGAACAGGAACAGACTGCATGA
- a CDS encoding glycosyltransferase family 2 protein, with amino-acid sequence MKLAIVVPCYNEEEVLPVTLKRLLGLLSQLRAQGAVDSDSMLLFVDDGSKDRTWELLREAAAADARVQALRLSRNRGHQRALLAGLREAQADAVVSIDADLQDDLGAIVQMVAAAAGGADIVYGVRCQRNSDTAFKRITAEGYYRLLAMFGVEVIFNHADFRLMSRRALEALGKFQESNLFLRGMVPQLGFMTTVVYYERHERHAGNSKYPLAKMLSLAWEGITSFSVAPLRFITLLGLSTCLLALGLGLWALGIGIFTSEAVPGWTSTVVPLAFIGGVQLLSLGVIGEYVGKIYLETKRRPAYFVSERLSPDDAT; translated from the coding sequence ATGAAGCTGGCCATTGTCGTGCCCTGCTACAACGAAGAAGAGGTCCTGCCGGTGACCCTGAAGCGGCTGCTGGGGCTGCTGTCGCAACTGCGGGCCCAGGGAGCGGTCGACTCGGACTCCATGTTGCTGTTCGTGGATGACGGCAGCAAGGACCGCACCTGGGAGCTGCTGCGCGAGGCCGCCGCGGCCGACGCCCGGGTGCAGGCGCTGCGCCTGTCACGCAATCGGGGGCACCAGCGCGCGCTGCTGGCCGGCCTGCGCGAAGCCCAGGCGGACGCTGTCGTCAGCATCGACGCGGACCTGCAGGACGACCTGGGCGCCATCGTCCAGATGGTGGCGGCGGCGGCCGGCGGCGCCGACATCGTCTACGGTGTGCGCTGCCAGCGCAACTCGGATACGGCCTTCAAGCGCATCACCGCCGAGGGGTATTACCGGCTGCTGGCGATGTTCGGCGTGGAGGTCATCTTCAACCATGCGGACTTCCGGCTGATGTCGCGCCGGGCGCTGGAGGCGCTGGGGAAGTTCCAGGAGTCCAATCTCTTCCTGCGCGGCATGGTGCCGCAACTCGGCTTCATGACCACCGTCGTGTACTACGAGCGGCATGAGCGTCATGCGGGCAATTCGAAGTACCCGCTGGCGAAGATGCTTTCGCTGGCCTGGGAGGGCATCACTTCGTTCTCGGTCGCGCCCCTGCGCTTCATCACACTGCTGGGGCTGTCCACCTGCCTGCTGGCCCTGGGGCTCGGGCTGTGGGCGCTGGGGATCGGGATCTTCACCAGCGAGGCCGTGCCGGGATGGACCTCGACGGTGGTGCCGCTCGCCTTCATCGGCGGGGTGCAATTGCTCTCCCTGGGCGTGATCGGCGAATACGTCGGCAAGATCTATCTCGAGACCAAGCGGCGGCCGGCCTACTTCGTCTCGGAACGGCTCAGTCCGGACGACGCGACCTGA
- a CDS encoding sulfurtransferase: MNNVLNVSAYHFVPLPDAHTLRERLLGRAEALGLKGTILLAEEGINLFLAGAAEAVRGFLQELRADARLAGLSAKESWSQRQPFGRLRVKVKREIIRMDHPAIRPAAGRAPALQALTLKRWLDQGHDDAGRPLALLDTRNGFEVDYGSFDSAIDWRLSRFSEFPQALRERRAELEGKAVVSFCTGGIRCEKAALVLQEAGLDTVWQLEGGILKYFEEAGGAHFHGRCFVFDEREALQADLLPAAG; this comes from the coding sequence GTGAACAATGTCCTGAACGTCTCCGCCTACCACTTCGTTCCGCTGCCCGACGCCCACACCCTGCGCGAGCGCCTGTTGGGCCGCGCCGAGGCGCTGGGGCTCAAGGGCACCATCCTGTTGGCCGAGGAAGGCATCAACCTGTTCCTGGCCGGCGCCGCCGAGGCGGTGCGCGGTTTCCTGCAGGAATTGCGCGCCGACGCGCGGCTGGCGGGACTTTCGGCCAAGGAGAGCTGGTCCCAGCGCCAGCCCTTCGGCCGCCTGCGGGTGAAGGTCAAGCGCGAGATCATCCGCATGGACCATCCGGCGATCCGGCCGGCCGCCGGACGCGCGCCGGCCCTCCAGGCCCTCACGCTCAAGCGCTGGCTGGACCAGGGCCACGACGACGCAGGCCGGCCGCTCGCGCTGCTGGACACGCGCAATGGCTTCGAGGTCGACTACGGCAGCTTCGACAGCGCCATCGACTGGCGGCTCTCCAGGTTCAGTGAATTCCCGCAGGCGCTGCGCGAACGCCGCGCGGAGCTGGAAGGCAAGGCGGTGGTGAGCTTCTGCACCGGCGGCATCCGCTGCGAAAAGGCGGCGCTGGTGCTGCAGGAGGCCGGCCTGGACACGGTCTGGCAGCTGGAAGGCGGCATCCTGAAGTACTTCGAGGAAGCCGGTGGCGCGCATTTCCACGGCCGCTGCTTCGTGTTCGACGAGCGCGAAGCGCTGCAGGCCGACCTGCTGCCGGCGGCGGGCTGA